From one Agathobaculum sp. NTUH-O15-33 genomic stretch:
- a CDS encoding helix-turn-helix transcriptional regulator, which translates to MQEQIEAVQRMQDYIEAHLFENITLANLAAASLFSPWYAHRLFVRQTGMAPADYIRRFRLSKSALRLRDEPCKIAEVAFAMGFGSVDGYQRAFRREFGCNPSEYAAHPVPVYLFTPYGVKFRHIERRPVMENLKNVFVQVIEKPARKALIKRGIKAADYWTYCEEVGCDVWGLLQSIRSISGEPVCLWLPLPYRKPGTSEYVQGVEVGVDYDGVVPEGLDVIDLPAAKYLMFQGEPFAEEDYCQAIDEVQASIQKYDPAVIGYAWDETNPRVQLEPIGTRGYIELLPIREKQ; encoded by the coding sequence ATGCAGGAACAAATAGAAGCCGTACAGCGCATGCAGGATTATATCGAAGCGCACTTGTTTGAAAATATCACGCTGGCCAATCTCGCGGCGGCGTCGCTGTTTTCACCGTGGTACGCGCACCGGCTGTTTGTCCGTCAAACCGGAATGGCCCCGGCGGATTATATCCGCCGGTTCCGCCTTTCCAAATCGGCGCTGCGGCTGCGGGACGAACCGTGCAAAATAGCGGAGGTGGCGTTTGCCATGGGGTTCGGCAGCGTGGACGGCTACCAGCGCGCGTTTCGCCGTGAATTTGGGTGCAACCCGAGCGAATACGCCGCGCATCCGGTTCCGGTCTATCTGTTCACCCCCTACGGCGTGAAGTTTAGGCATATCGAAAGGAGACCGGTCATGGAAAATTTAAAGAACGTATTTGTACAGGTGATCGAAAAGCCCGCGCGCAAGGCGCTGATCAAGCGTGGGATCAAGGCGGCCGATTATTGGACCTATTGCGAGGAGGTGGGCTGCGACGTGTGGGGCTTGCTGCAAAGCATCCGATCCATTAGCGGCGAACCGGTTTGCCTGTGGCTGCCGCTGCCGTACCGCAAGCCGGGCACCTCGGAGTATGTGCAGGGCGTCGAGGTCGGCGTGGATTACGACGGCGTCGTGCCCGAGGGCTTGGATGTGATCGACCTGCCTGCCGCCAAGTATCTGATGTTTCAGGGCGAGCCGTTCGCGGAGGAGGACTACTGTCAGGCCATTGACGAGGTGCAGGCTTCGATCCAAAAGTACGATCCGGCGGTGATCGGCTATGCGTGGGATGAAACGAACCCCCGCGTGCAGTTGGAGCCGATCGGCACAAGGGGTTATATCGAGCTGCTACCGATCCGAGAGAAGCAGTAA